A section of the Agromyces aurantiacus genome encodes:
- a CDS encoding GlxA family transcriptional regulator: MLQTIACIAVPQMAPFEFGVICEVFGIDRAEHGGPTFDFHVVAAEPGAIPTKLGFDIVVHEGLAAAETADLVAVPASLIDEPAHPEVLRVIREAVDRGAWVLSVCSGAFTLGRAGVLDGRRATTHWMYTDRMAEMFPDTDVDPDVLFVQDGKVVTGAGTAAGIDAALHIVRTELGAGAANIVARRMVVPPQRDGGQSQFIQTPVVECRSDSFAEVLDWMLEHLDEDLTVDRLARKALMSPRTFARKFRAETGTTPNAWLNRQRLLRAQQLLEETDLTLEEIARETGFGAAAVMRHHFVKVLQTTPTQYRRVFGMRQAG; encoded by the coding sequence ATGCTCCAGACCATCGCCTGCATCGCCGTGCCGCAGATGGCGCCGTTCGAGTTCGGCGTCATCTGCGAGGTCTTCGGCATCGACCGCGCCGAGCACGGCGGGCCGACGTTCGACTTCCACGTCGTGGCGGCCGAGCCGGGCGCCATCCCGACCAAGCTCGGCTTCGACATCGTCGTGCACGAGGGCCTCGCGGCCGCCGAGACCGCCGACCTCGTCGCCGTGCCCGCCTCGCTCATCGACGAGCCCGCCCACCCCGAGGTGCTCCGCGTCATCCGCGAGGCCGTCGACCGGGGCGCCTGGGTGCTGAGCGTCTGCTCGGGGGCCTTCACCCTGGGCCGCGCGGGCGTGCTCGACGGCCGCCGTGCCACCACGCACTGGATGTACACCGACCGCATGGCCGAGATGTTCCCCGACACCGACGTCGACCCCGACGTGCTCTTCGTGCAGGACGGCAAGGTCGTCACCGGAGCCGGCACGGCGGCCGGCATCGATGCCGCACTGCACATCGTGCGCACCGAGCTCGGCGCGGGTGCCGCGAACATCGTCGCCCGCCGCATGGTCGTCCCCCCGCAGCGCGACGGCGGCCAGTCGCAGTTCATCCAGACGCCCGTCGTCGAGTGCCGCAGCGACTCGTTCGCCGAGGTGCTCGACTGGATGCTCGAGCACCTCGACGAGGACCTGACGGTCGACCGGCTCGCGCGCAAGGCGCTCATGTCGCCGCGCACGTTCGCACGCAAGTTCCGCGCCGAGACCGGTACGACGCCCAACGCGTGGCTCAACCGCCAGCGGCTGCTGCGCGCCCAGCAGCTGCTCGAGGAGACCGACCTGACGCTCGAGGAGATCGCGCGCGAGACCGGCTTCGGCGCCGCCGCGGTCATGCGCCACCACTTCGTCAAGGTGCTGCAGACCACCCCGACGCAGTACCGCCGGGTGTTCGGGATGCGTCAGGCCGGCTGA
- the galE gene encoding UDP-glucose 4-epimerase GalE, which produces MSWLVTGGAGYIGSHVVRAFRAQGIDTVVVDDLSSGRRAFVPEGVPFVEGSILDGSLLERAMAEHDVVGVVHLAGFKYAGVSVQRPLHTYQQNVTGTATLLGAMEATRVDRIVFSSSAAVYGTPDVDLVTEDTPKHPESPYGESKLIGEWLLADQGRATGLRHTSLRYFNVVGSGTDEVFDPSPHNLFPLVFDALLAGRTPRINGVDYPTPDGTCVRDYIHVADLADAHVAAARRLDAAEPLEAVYNLGSGDGVSVGEIMREVAEVTGIDFRPEHGPRREGDPARIVASGELAARDLDWRMRHSLSEMVASAWAARRAASGD; this is translated from the coding sequence ATGAGCTGGCTGGTCACCGGGGGAGCCGGATACATCGGGTCCCACGTCGTGCGGGCGTTCCGCGCGCAGGGCATCGACACCGTCGTCGTCGACGACCTCTCGTCGGGCCGGCGGGCGTTCGTGCCCGAGGGCGTCCCCTTCGTGGAGGGCTCGATCCTCGACGGCTCGCTGCTCGAACGGGCCATGGCCGAGCACGACGTGGTCGGCGTGGTGCACCTGGCCGGCTTCAAGTACGCGGGCGTCTCGGTGCAGCGGCCCCTGCACACCTACCAGCAGAACGTGACCGGCACCGCGACGCTGCTCGGCGCGATGGAGGCGACGCGCGTGGACCGCATCGTCTTCTCCTCGAGCGCGGCGGTCTACGGCACGCCCGACGTCGACCTCGTCACCGAGGACACGCCCAAGCACCCCGAGTCGCCCTACGGCGAGTCGAAGCTCATCGGCGAATGGCTGCTCGCCGACCAGGGCCGCGCGACCGGCCTGCGGCACACGTCGCTGCGCTACTTCAACGTGGTCGGCTCCGGCACCGACGAGGTGTTCGACCCGAGTCCCCACAACCTGTTCCCGCTCGTGTTCGACGCGCTCCTGGCCGGGCGCACACCGCGCATCAACGGCGTCGACTACCCGACGCCCGACGGCACGTGCGTCCGCGACTACATCCACGTCGCCGACCTCGCCGACGCGCACGTCGCGGCGGCCCGGCGCCTCGATGCGGCGGAGCCGCTCGAGGCCGTGTACAACCTGGGCTCGGGCGACGGCGTCTCCGTCGGCGAGATCATGCGCGAGGTGGCCGAGGTCACGGGCATCGACTTCCGGCCCGAGCACGGTCCCCGGCGCGAGGGCGATCCGGCCCGCATCGTCGCGTCGGGCGAGCTCGCGGCGCGCGACCTCGACTGGCGCATGCGCCACAGCCTGTCCGAGATGGTCGCCAGCGCCTGGGCCGCCCGCCGCGCGGCATCCGGCGACTGA
- the manA gene encoding mannose-6-phosphate isomerase, class I — translation MFVAIRNAPRDYAWGSHTAIAEFRGVPASGAPEAELWLGAHAGSPAQVVEPERAGAADLAELIAANPALVLSAGQAREGARLPFLLKVLAAARPLSLQAHPTPEQARAGFAREEAEGVPIDAFDRNYKDPYAKPELIVAVSERFEALSGFRPLDEVRGVLATLRAADAASDEPQPGAIDLLAARLEGPDPLRESVAWLLQDGRGGDTGEAAWLVERVTALAGSELALTSPYAASFRTVAELAAEYPGDPGIVISLLLNRVTLRRGEALFLDAGNVHAYLSGLGIELMAASDNVLRGGLTPKHIDIPELLEVLDFTPIAPPRLPAVQVSPGVVEYRPSVPDFTLFRVETATDGASLAISGPAILLAEAGPVEVTGRSGSTRIERGDAVFVTPDEQRLAIRGEGVAWVATTPAQPA, via the coding sequence ATGTTTGTCGCGATCCGCAATGCACCTCGAGACTATGCGTGGGGTTCCCACACCGCGATCGCCGAGTTCCGCGGCGTGCCGGCCAGCGGGGCGCCCGAGGCCGAGCTGTGGCTCGGCGCGCACGCCGGGTCGCCCGCGCAGGTGGTCGAGCCGGAGCGCGCCGGTGCCGCCGACCTCGCCGAACTGATCGCGGCGAACCCCGCGCTCGTGCTGAGTGCCGGGCAGGCGCGCGAGGGCGCCCGGCTGCCGTTCCTCCTCAAGGTGCTCGCCGCCGCCCGGCCCCTCTCGCTCCAGGCGCACCCGACGCCCGAGCAGGCGCGCGCCGGCTTCGCCCGCGAAGAGGCCGAGGGCGTGCCGATCGACGCGTTCGACCGCAACTACAAGGACCCCTACGCGAAGCCCGAGCTCATCGTCGCGGTGAGCGAGCGGTTCGAGGCGCTCTCCGGGTTCCGCCCGCTCGACGAGGTCCGCGGGGTGCTGGCGACGCTGCGGGCGGCGGATGCCGCGTCCGACGAGCCGCAGCCCGGTGCGATCGACCTGCTCGCCGCGCGCCTCGAGGGCCCCGACCCGCTCCGCGAGAGCGTCGCGTGGCTCCTCCAGGACGGTCGCGGGGGCGACACGGGCGAGGCCGCATGGCTGGTCGAGCGCGTGACCGCGCTCGCGGGGTCGGAGCTCGCGCTGACCTCTCCGTACGCGGCGTCGTTCCGCACGGTCGCCGAGCTCGCGGCGGAGTACCCGGGGGATCCGGGGATCGTCATCTCGCTGCTGCTGAACCGCGTGACGCTCCGGCGCGGCGAGGCGCTCTTCCTCGACGCGGGCAACGTGCACGCCTACCTGTCGGGCCTCGGCATCGAGCTCATGGCCGCGAGCGACAACGTGCTGCGCGGCGGCCTGACGCCCAAGCACATCGACATCCCCGAGCTGCTCGAGGTGCTCGACTTCACGCCGATCGCGCCGCCGCGACTGCCGGCCGTGCAGGTCTCGCCCGGCGTGGTCGAGTACCGCCCGAGCGTGCCCGACTTCACGCTCTTCCGGGTCGAGACCGCGACCGACGGGGCGTCGCTCGCGATCTCGGGGCCTGCGATCCTGCTCGCGGAGGCCGGTCCGGTCGAGGTGACGGGTCGCTCGGGATCGACCCGGATCGAACGCGGCGACGCCGTCTTCGTCACGCCCGACGAGCAGCGCCTCGCGATCCGAGGCGAGGGCGTCGCGTGGGTCGCGACGACGCCGGCTCAGCCGGCCTGA
- a CDS encoding acyl-CoA dehydrogenase family protein encodes MPFEPLASDFYSYASLLTEPERDALAALRDWLEREVRPIVNGYWERAEFPMQVVRPLAELGVLSYAWDETAPFENSPVFRGFVALELARVDASVGTFVGVQNGLAMGSIATAGSAEQRREWLPRMASGEVIGAFGLTEPLSGSDSARGLRTTARREGDTWILNGRKRWIGNATFSDVTIVWAKDEADGQVKGFIVPTSTRGYAATKIEGKISLRMVQNADITLTDVAVPESLRLQHADSFRATAAVLRQTRAEVAWSAVGTAIGAYEAAVRYATQREQFGKPIASHQLVQDLLVKCLGNITASLGMVARVSEMQGRGELRDEHSALAKAYATTAMRETVAWAREACGGNGIVLDYEVARFFADAEALYSYEGTREMNTLIVGRAITGRAAFV; translated from the coding sequence ATGCCCTTCGAGCCGCTCGCCAGCGACTTCTACTCGTACGCGTCCCTGCTGACCGAGCCCGAGCGGGACGCGCTCGCGGCGCTTCGCGATTGGCTCGAGCGCGAGGTCCGGCCCATCGTCAACGGCTACTGGGAGCGTGCCGAGTTCCCCATGCAGGTCGTCCGGCCGCTGGCCGAGCTCGGCGTGCTCTCGTACGCCTGGGACGAGACGGCGCCGTTCGAGAACTCCCCGGTCTTCCGCGGGTTCGTCGCCCTCGAGCTCGCGCGCGTCGACGCCTCGGTCGGCACCTTCGTGGGGGTCCAGAACGGACTCGCGATGGGATCGATCGCCACAGCCGGCTCGGCCGAGCAGCGACGGGAGTGGCTCCCGCGGATGGCCTCTGGCGAGGTCATCGGGGCGTTCGGGCTCACCGAGCCGCTCTCGGGCTCCGACTCCGCGCGCGGGCTGCGCACGACCGCGCGCCGCGAGGGCGACACCTGGATCCTCAACGGCCGCAAGCGCTGGATCGGCAACGCGACCTTCTCCGACGTCACGATCGTCTGGGCCAAGGACGAGGCCGACGGCCAGGTCAAGGGGTTCATCGTGCCGACCTCGACCCGGGGCTACGCCGCCACGAAGATCGAGGGCAAGATCAGCCTGCGGATGGTGCAGAACGCCGACATCACCCTCACCGACGTGGCCGTGCCGGAGTCGCTCCGACTGCAGCACGCCGACTCGTTCCGTGCGACCGCCGCGGTGCTCCGCCAGACGCGCGCCGAGGTCGCCTGGAGCGCCGTCGGCACCGCCATCGGCGCCTACGAGGCGGCCGTCCGGTACGCGACGCAGCGCGAGCAGTTCGGCAAGCCGATCGCCTCGCACCAGCTCGTCCAGGACCTCCTCGTGAAGTGCCTGGGCAACATCACCGCGTCGCTCGGCATGGTCGCGCGCGTCTCCGAGATGCAGGGGCGCGGCGAGCTGCGCGACGAGCACTCCGCGCTCGCCAAGGCGTACGCCACCACCGCGATGCGCGAGACCGTCGCATGGGCGCGCGAGGCGTGCGGGGGCAACGGCATCGTGCTCGACTACGAGGTCGCCCGCTTCTTCGCCGACGCCGAGGCGCTGTACTCCTACGAGGGCACGCGCGAGATGAACACGCTGATCGTGGGCCGGGCGATCACCGGCCGGGCGGCGTTCGTCTGA
- a CDS encoding WhiB family transcriptional regulator: MGKPEYRSGVPEDWFVDPVRLGVPGVRGVADDDNQLAWQSDALCAQTDPEAFFPEKGGSTRDAKRICTGCEVRAECLEYALSNDERFGIWGGLSERERRKLRRQAG, translated from the coding sequence ATGGGCAAGCCTGAATATCGTTCTGGGGTACCTGAGGATTGGTTCGTCGACCCCGTGAGGCTCGGCGTACCGGGGGTTCGCGGGGTCGCAGACGACGACAACCAACTGGCGTGGCAGAGCGATGCGCTCTGCGCGCAGACCGATCCCGAGGCGTTCTTCCCCGAGAAGGGCGGATCGACGCGCGATGCCAAGCGCATCTGCACGGGGTGCGAGGTTCGCGCCGAGTGCCTCGAGTACGCGCTCTCGAACGACGAGCGCTTCGGCATCTGGGGCGGTCTCTCCGAGCGTGAGCGCCGCAAGCTCCGCCGCCAGGCGGGCTGA
- a CDS encoding glycosyltransferase yields MFPGVTAVLVVQHGGDRLAATLTALREQRRPADALAVVLMRSDEATRALVEAAQPDHVVRLESVRPFGEAVLAVESALPAPASDDESIWLLTEDSAPEPGALEALAATLTTAPSAGVVAPKLVAWDDPSRILRFGRSVTRSGRSLPVVEDELDQGQHDDLSDVMGADPVGMLVRRTLWRRLGGLDPALPVLDDGLDLGMRARLAGYRVVAVPAARVRYADGGVAGQGSLPGGRAARRRAREARAARLHRRLVSAPAPLVPLHWVAFLPLAVVRSIRHLLVKTPGLIPGEFRAAVEVMATPGRVVRSRRRVAEARSARWSSLAPLRIRGDEVRLRRQQAAEARRQRASGRAEELRFLQTGGGWVLLAGVAASVAVFAPLAASGGIAGGGLLPLSDEVASLWRNAAAGWRDVAGGFEGAADPFAGVLAVLGSLSFWNPSAALLGLWLVAIPLAALGGWFAAARLTERASLRVLGGIAWAAAPPLLEALAAGRPGPVLAHLLLPWLVVLMFAAATSWAAAAGASLVFAVVVACAPSLAPALLAGWVLALAVSGRAAVRLAGVPLPALALFLPLVVQQWGRGTPLALLADPGLPQWSAAPSPVQAALGQASDAWGRWDDMLGGAIGEIVPVPLLLAILLAPLLVTALTVVAAPRFRSGLAALGLAALGYATAVLVSGLSLSVAGDRAVPVWAGAGLSLMWLGITGAAVLALDGLRRGAAAVAAAIAVLLLAAVAPSVLLIAVGRTPVGPAAERTLPAFVEAEAATDPRVGTLRLDPTAGGGLRATIERGTGATLDIQSTLAATRPELTSTTDEIADLAGNLASRSGYDATEAVERFGLSFVLVGPAPEDARAAAIEQRAVAALDGNAQVVPVGDTGFGPLWRFVDARPDAPGAQIPPAGPVAGWIVAGQLVVLGSALLLSIPTGGGREPDRRPPSERRRRRRRPAAAPAAAGDPAATSATDDADEAAEAAEAAQAAQADAAAEPVPVPAGRGPRTDAESNGGDRDAREA; encoded by the coding sequence ATGTTCCCTGGAGTCACCGCCGTCCTCGTCGTTCAGCACGGCGGCGACCGTCTCGCGGCCACGCTGACGGCACTGCGCGAGCAGCGCCGTCCGGCGGACGCGCTGGCGGTCGTGCTCATGCGCAGCGACGAGGCCACCCGTGCGCTCGTCGAGGCCGCGCAACCCGACCACGTCGTGCGTCTCGAATCGGTGCGGCCCTTCGGCGAGGCGGTCCTCGCCGTGGAGTCGGCGCTGCCGGCGCCCGCCTCCGACGACGAGTCCATCTGGTTGCTCACCGAGGACAGCGCGCCGGAGCCGGGCGCGCTGGAGGCGCTCGCCGCGACGCTGACCACGGCGCCCTCGGCCGGCGTGGTCGCGCCGAAGCTCGTCGCCTGGGACGATCCATCCCGGATCCTCCGCTTCGGGCGATCCGTCACGCGCTCGGGTCGCAGCCTCCCGGTCGTCGAGGACGAACTCGACCAGGGCCAGCACGACGACCTCTCCGATGTGATGGGGGCCGACCCCGTCGGGATGCTCGTGCGCCGGACCCTGTGGCGACGCCTCGGCGGCCTCGACCCGGCGCTCCCGGTGCTCGACGACGGGCTCGACCTCGGCATGCGGGCCCGGCTCGCGGGCTACCGTGTCGTCGCCGTGCCCGCCGCGCGCGTGAGGTACGCCGACGGCGGCGTCGCGGGCCAGGGATCGCTGCCGGGCGGTCGTGCAGCGCGTCGCCGCGCGCGCGAGGCCCGGGCGGCGCGCCTGCACCGCCGGCTCGTGAGCGCTCCCGCACCGCTCGTGCCCCTCCACTGGGTCGCCTTCCTCCCGCTCGCCGTCGTGCGCTCGATCCGGCACCTGCTCGTGAAGACGCCCGGCCTGATCCCCGGCGAGTTCCGCGCCGCGGTCGAGGTGATGGCCACGCCCGGCCGCGTGGTCCGGTCCCGTCGCCGCGTCGCCGAGGCGCGCTCCGCGCGATGGTCCTCGCTCGCGCCACTGCGCATCCGCGGCGACGAGGTCCGCCTCCGACGGCAGCAGGCGGCCGAGGCGCGCCGCCAGCGAGCAAGCGGCCGGGCCGAGGAGCTCAGGTTCCTGCAGACCGGCGGCGGATGGGTGCTGCTCGCCGGCGTCGCGGCCTCCGTGGCGGTGTTCGCTCCACTCGCCGCGTCCGGAGGGATCGCGGGCGGCGGCCTGCTCCCGCTCTCGGACGAGGTGGCATCGCTCTGGCGGAACGCCGCCGCGGGCTGGCGCGACGTCGCCGGCGGCTTCGAGGGTGCGGCCGACCCGTTCGCCGGTGTGCTCGCCGTGCTCGGCAGCCTCTCGTTCTGGAACCCCTCCGCGGCGTTGCTCGGACTCTGGCTCGTCGCCATCCCGCTCGCCGCGCTCGGCGGGTGGTTCGCGGCGGCGCGGCTGACCGAGCGGGCCTCGCTCCGGGTGCTGGGCGGCATCGCGTGGGCTGCCGCTCCGCCGCTGCTCGAGGCGCTCGCGGCCGGGCGGCCCGGCCCCGTGCTCGCGCACCTCCTCCTGCCGTGGCTCGTCGTCCTGATGTTCGCGGCCGCGACCTCGTGGGCCGCGGCCGCAGGCGCGTCGCTCGTGTTCGCGGTCGTCGTGGCGTGCGCCCCGAGCCTCGCCCCCGCGCTCCTCGCCGGCTGGGTGCTCGCACTCGCGGTGAGCGGGCGTGCCGCCGTCCGCCTGGCGGGCGTCCCGCTCCCGGCGCTCGCGCTCTTCCTGCCCCTCGTCGTCCAGCAGTGGGGGCGCGGCACACCGCTCGCGCTCCTCGCCGACCCGGGACTCCCGCAGTGGTCGGCGGCGCCCTCGCCCGTGCAGGCCGCACTCGGCCAGGCGTCGGACGCGTGGGGACGGTGGGACGACATGCTCGGCGGCGCGATCGGCGAGATCGTGCCCGTCCCGCTGCTGCTCGCGATCCTGCTCGCGCCGCTCCTGGTCACGGCGCTGACCGTCGTCGCGGCGCCGCGGTTCCGCTCGGGCCTCGCCGCCCTCGGGCTCGCCGCGCTCGGCTACGCGACCGCGGTGCTCGTGAGCGGGCTCTCCCTCTCCGTCGCCGGCGACCGCGCCGTGCCGGTGTGGGCCGGCGCCGGGCTCAGCCTGATGTGGCTGGGCATCACGGGCGCGGCCGTGCTCGCGCTCGACGGTCTCCGCCGCGGCGCCGCCGCCGTCGCTGCGGCGATCGCGGTGCTCCTCCTCGCCGCCGTGGCCCCGTCGGTCCTCCTGATCGCCGTCGGGCGCACGCCGGTCGGGCCTGCGGCCGAGCGCACGCTCCCCGCCTTCGTCGAGGCCGAGGCGGCCACCGACCCACGGGTCGGGACGCTCCGCCTCGACCCGACGGCGGGCGGCGGCCTCCGCGCCACGATCGAGCGCGGCACCGGCGCGACCCTCGACATCCAGTCCACGCTCGCCGCGACCCGGCCGGAGCTCACGTCGACGACCGACGAGATCGCCGATCTCGCCGGCAACCTCGCGTCCCGCAGCGGATACGACGCCACCGAGGCGGTGGAACGGTTCGGCCTGTCCTTCGTGCTCGTCGGGCCGGCCCCCGAGGACGCGCGCGCGGCCGCGATCGAGCAGCGGGCGGTCGCCGCGCTCGACGGCAACGCCCAGGTCGTGCCGGTGGGCGACACCGGCTTCGGTCCGCTCTGGCGCTTCGTCGACGCCCGCCCGGACGCGCCGGGTGCGCAGATCCCGCCGGCCGGCCCGGTGGCGGGCTGGATCGTCGCCGGCCAGCTGGTCGTCCTCGGCTCGGCCCTGCTGCTCTCCATCCCGACCGGCGGCGGACGCGAACCCGACCGGCGCCCGCCGTCGGAGCGCCGCCGGCGTCGTCGCCGGCCGGCGGCGGCGCCGGCCGCGGCGGGCGATCCGGCCGCCACGAGCGCGACGGACGATGCCGACGAGGCGGCCGAGGCGGCCGAGGCGGCCCAGGCGGCCCAGGCGGACGCCGCGGCCGAGCCGGTCCCCGTTCCCGCGGGACGCGGCCCGCGAACCGACGCCGAGTCGAACGGAGGTGATCGCGATGCGCGTGAAGCGTGA